A window of Candidatus Saccharibacteria bacterium oral taxon 488 genomic DNA:
GATCATTGGTAAAATCAACAACGTGGTAGTATAACGTACCGAATTTTGCCCGCTCACGACCATTTGCCGAGTTTGATACTACGAGATACTTAGATTCCTCTTTGTTGATTGGAAAGGCAACCACTGCCTGCGTACCAGTACGCGAGCCACACAATCCCTGTGGTGATTCACTATAGTATGCCGTTTGACCATCGTCACATGTTGGATTGCCATCGGGAGCCGAGCTATCAACCTGCATAATATTCCGTGCCGAGTTCCAGATACGAAGTCCGTCGGAGTAGAATTTCAAATTACCATTACGATCGGAAATTGTCGTTAGACCCTCATGGGATGGGCCACTTGAGTGTGTTGGATGAGGGTGTGGCGTCGGTTTATTTGACCCGCCCACACCAAAATCAAGGCAGACTGACCCACCGATACACCACCAACGCTTACTGGCGCGCGTTCCCTTAAAATCAACTTCCGGGATAGCTTGCTGGCGTGAATTGTAAATATAGGTTTTATACGGGCGGCCATCAGATTTTCGGATCAACTCAAGGTAACCCTTGACATCAGCACGCCGCGGGTTAGTTGTTGAGGTGTATTCACCAATAAAATACGAACGTAATTTGTCATTACGAAATACGTCAATCGCCGTACCATTGCCGCGGCAATCGGTACCTGGACGCACGCCCGAGGCAATGGCACTGTCATGACCACGACTGATACATTCATTCATCCGCACCACGCCTGCCTCAGCCGCTTCACGCGCCAGCTGATTATAATACTGCTCCATCAAGGCATTAGCTGCTGCCGACGCCAGCTGGAGACCAGCCAACAAAATCAGCAGCAGCATAATGCTCGCCACAAGGACGGTCGGCAAGACGAACCCACCGTCCTTATCCCACCCAGACGCTTTGTTAGTCACATCCAACTCCGTACTTATCGCACATTGTCGAACGAATGTTGCGCTGCACGTTGGTTCTAGTGTATGTCGACCCGGTATCGTGTACTTGGACGGCTGCCGTAATCGCCCCGGCGACCAGCACTGCTCCGGTTGCACCCAGCAAAATCAGAGACATCGTCTTAGATGTGTTACGGCCAGAAATAATCCCCTTGAGCATCCACAATGTCGCGCCGATTACACCTAGTGCCAGGAGATATGGCACAAACTCGGCGAGATATAGCGCACCATACACCCTATCGGCACTGCCCGCACCGATAAACAGCAGTGAACTAATGAGAACTGTTATTATTTTTGCTACAAGCACTATTGCTGGAATTATCAATGCACCAAATGCGCCGTATGTTACTACTTTATACGCTGTCCGGCTAGTGTAGTTGTTGCGGTCCGAGATAGCCCGTGAGACACGACCAAATGTGATGAGCGCAACAACTGCAAATAGCGTTGCCAATACACCCGCCATGACGATACCCGTCCCTGGTGTCACCATATTTATTGACAATATGTCAGCCAACCAGCCACCAATCGAAGTCGAAGTCGTTGTTGTTGCACCATTGACCTTCACCCAAGCGCCAAACAACGCCACCAATACCTGCGCAAATAACAACGCTGAAACGACTGTTGATACCATCGCCAGCAGATATTCAAATGTCAGCCACTTTGCCTTGCCGCGATTTGGATCAACTGTAGCCTGAGGGTAATACGCCGTTGGCTGTGATGCATACTGTGGAACTGGCGGAACATCTGCGTCCTGTACCGGTTGCACCATCTCTGGTGTTGATGCTATTTTCTTTTGTGTCATAATTATTACCTCCGCTTATGCTACCCTCATTCTACATGGTCTGGCGAATTTCTGCAATCAAATCACGCAGCTCCGCGGCTTTTTCAAACTCCAGGTTGGCGCTATGCAGCTCCATTTGACCAGTCAACTCCTTGATCAGCGTCGGATATTCGTCCTTTGGAATCTTCTTCAAATCAAGTTTTGGCTTTTTGTCTGATTCTTTTTGCGGGATGATAGAGCGCAGGCCATCGTCAATTTTCTTCTGGATGGTTTGCGGCGTGATGCCATGCTCTTCGTTATATTGCTGCTGGATAGCACGCCGACGATTGGTCTCATCAATCGCTCGCCGCATACTGTCAGTCACATTGTCGCCGTACATCAGCACCCGCCCGTCCACGTGCCGCGCCGCCCGGCCAATCGTCTGAATCAGTGCCTGTTCACTACGGAGGAAACCTTCTTTATCAGCGTCCATAATCGCCACCAGGCTCACTTCTGGCAGGTCCAACCCCTCGCGCAGCAGATTAATACCAACCAAGACGTCGTACGTCCCCAGCCGCAGATCTTTGAGAATATCGCCGCGCTCGAGCGTATCAATTTCACTGTGTAGATACGCCGTTTTCACACCATTGTCCGTCAAGTAAGCGCTTAAGTCCTCGGCCATGCGCTTGGTCAAGGTGGTTACCAGTACGCGGTGGCCCTTGGCAATAGCCTGGCGAATCTCCTCCATCAAATCATCAACCTGCCCTTCAGTCGGCCTCATCTCAATCGGCGGATCAAGCAGCCCTGTCGGCCGAATTAACTGTTCAGCCGGCTTTGGCGAATGAGCAATTTCATAGTCGCCCGGCGTAGCGGAAACATAAATCGCCTGATGAATATGCTGATCAAACTCATCAAACCTCAGCGGACGGTTATCCAACGCGCTCGGCAGACGAAACCCGTGCTCCACCAGCACTTCCTTGCGCGCCCGGTCGCCGTTATACATACCGCGGACTTGAGGTAAGGTCATATGCGACTCATCAACCAACAGCAGCCAATCATCAGGAAAGTAATCAATCAACGTCGCCGGCTGCTCGCCCGGCTCGCGGTCCGTCAGATAGCGCGAATAATTCTCAATGCCTTTGACAAAGCCAGTTTCTTTGAGCATCTCCAGGTCATATTTGGTGCGCTGAGCTAGTCGCTGGGCCTCCAGCAATTTGTCGTGCGATTCAAGCCACTTCAGCCGCTCGTCAAATTCTTTCTCAATACCAGTGATGGCTTTTTCAATTCGTTCACGCGGCGTCGAATAGTGGCTAGACGGGAAAATCGTCAGGCTAGCTGGCTGATCCAAAATCTCGCCAGTCAGCGGATCGATTCGCGTTAGTCTCTCAATTTCATCGCCAAAAAACTCCACTCGCACCGCCGTGTCCTGCCCAGCCGGGAAAATATCCACCACATCGCCACGCACCCGAAAAGTACCGCGTGCAAAATCAACATCATTACGCTTATACTGAATGTCGGTCAACAAACGAATGAACTTATCCTGAACCCGCCGCTCGCCGACCGTCAATTGAATGGCCATATCAGCATACGTTTCCGGCGAACCGATACCGTAAATACAAGACACGCTCGCCACGATGATAACGTCGCGTCTCGTTAACAGTGCCGAGGTTGCCGCATGCCTGAGCCGATCAATCTCATCATTAATTTTCGAATCTTTCTCAATATAGGTATCGCTACTGGCGATGTAGGCCTCCGGCTGATAATAATCAAAATAGCTGACGAAATAATGCACCTCATTATCCGGGAAAAATTCCTTAAACTCAGAAAACAGCTGCGCCGCCAAAGTCTTATTGTGCGCCAGCACCAGCGTCGGCACATTAGCTCGAGCGATGATATTCGCCATGGTAAACGTTTTACCCGAGCCTGTCACGCCTAGCAACGTCTGCTCACGCTCGCCCCGCTCCAGCCCCGCCATTAACTGAGCAATCGCCGTTGGCTGATCACCGGTCGGCTGATAGTTGGAGACGAGATTAAAGGCGCTCATATCATTACTATTGTAGCATTATTGACAAATAATAACTTTTCATGATATAGTTAACTAGTTATTAGCGATAAAACAAAAAGAAGGGGCACTTCAATGACTCCACAAAATACATGTATTCCGCGTGACGTACAGCTACAGGCTGCGATGTTCCACCTTGGCAAGATGGAAGACGAAATCCAGAGCGGCTACGAAATTCTCCGGAAATATCAGAAAACAGTAACGATATTTGGTTCAGCACGTACTGATCCAAATAGTGCTTATTATGACGCTGCAAAAGAAACAGCTGAGCAGTTAGCCAAGCTCGGTTACGCCATTGTTTCTGGTGGTGGACACGGCATCATGGGCGCCGCCAACGAAGGCGCTAATAAGGCCGTCCAAGAGGGAGCGCGAGCTGCTGGCGGTGAATCGATCGCATTCAATATTCGCCTGCCGCATGAACAGGAAGTTAATAAATATGCCACCGAGGTGTTTGAGTTTCAGCACTTTGCGCCGCGGAAGATCGTCATGACGATGTTTGCTAATGCCTATATTTATTTCCCAGGCGGCTTCGGTACGTTGGATGAACTGGCGGAGATATTGACGCTGATCCAGACTGAAAAAGCCAACCGTGCGCCGGTAATCTTGTTCGATACAGCGTTTTGGAGCGATTTGGACGCCTTTTTCCGCAACCATATGCTGGCCGAGGGAGCTATCGTCGAAAAAGACCTGGATATTTATACTATCACCGATAGCGTTGACGAGATCATTGAGCTGGTACAAGCAAATAAGACCTATTGCTGATCACCTATCGTGTCAATTCAGGCTTTTGGGGATTTCTTCGGAGTATTTGCGTTTTGCTGGGACTTTTTATGAGGTTTTTTGCTAGTAGATTTTTTAGATTTTACGGGCGCGGCAGCTGACTTGCGACGTTTTGGTTTAGCGTTAGCTACCGGTAGCCGGAACGGCGACGCGGACTTGACTGGCTCACTGACGGCCGAGGCAACATAGCAAATCCCGCCCTCGCAGACGACACGCTCAACAGTCGGCGTGTGCGTGCGCGGATGGGCTGAAAAACGACGGGTTATTTCATAGCCAAGCCCGCGCTTACCAGATTCGATACGATGCTGACCGTATGGTAATTGATGATGATAATTTTCGACGATATCCACCGGATGAAATGAGATAACCTGCCCGTCAAAATCCATCATCACCCAGTCGCTAGCTCTCGCCCAGGCTGTCTGATCAATCTGCGGCGCAGCAGCCATTAGCGCCTGATACACTTCTCTGCCCGTCGTGTCCGCCGGATCAAGCCCAAGCGCACGGATAATTGAATGAGCCCGAGCTAAAATCTCAGTAATCAACCTCACATCGCTATCATCGCCGGCCATTCGTCTGAGCTCGCTCACGGCAACTCGTGTCCGCACTGAATCACCCAATAATTTTGTTAAGTTTCTTGACATTAAAACTCCTTTTCGCTTAGTGGCATGGCATGTAGTCGTGCACCTTGATATAAGATACCAGTTTTAGCACCGATATGATTAACAACCGAGCTTGAATTTGCGCTGGCAAATACTACTGCGTCCTTCAGCTGGGCGCCATGAGCCCACTGACTCAAAAAACCACTGGCAAATGCATCACCTGCACCAGTCCGATCAATTGCCGGCACGTCCTCGTACATCGCCGCCCTGACAATCGTTACGCCATCAGACGCCATCGAGCCATTCACGCCATCTGTCAGCAGCACCACCGGCACGAGCTCTTTCGCTCGCCGCACCAGCTGTTCCAGATCATCACCCGGCACTAACTGCTGCATCTCTTCTTTATTCAGCGCCAATACCTCCACATCATCCAGCAGTCCCATTAACTTCTCGCGCAGTGCTAGCTCTCGCTTGCCTGGATTAAAGCAAATTTTCATACCAGCTGCTCGAGCCTCATGGAATACCTTATCCAAGACCGTCATCTGACCTGCTAATGTTGATACA
This region includes:
- the uvrB gene encoding excinuclease ABC subunit UvrB — translated: MSAFNLVSNYQPTGDQPTAIAQLMAGLERGEREQTLLGVTGSGKTFTMANIIARANVPTLVLAHNKTLAAQLFSEFKEFFPDNEVHYFVSYFDYYQPEAYIASSDTYIEKDSKINDEIDRLRHAATSALLTRRDVIIVASVSCIYGIGSPETYADMAIQLTVGERRVQDKFIRLLTDIQYKRNDVDFARGTFRVRGDVVDIFPAGQDTAVRVEFFGDEIERLTRIDPLTGEILDQPASLTIFPSSHYSTPRERIEKAITGIEKEFDERLKWLESHDKLLEAQRLAQRTKYDLEMLKETGFVKGIENYSRYLTDREPGEQPATLIDYFPDDWLLLVDESHMTLPQVRGMYNGDRARKEVLVEHGFRLPSALDNRPLRFDEFDQHIHQAIYVSATPGDYEIAHSPKPAEQLIRPTGLLDPPIEMRPTEGQVDDLMEEIRQAIAKGHRVLVTTLTKRMAEDLSAYLTDNGVKTAYLHSEIDTLERGDILKDLRLGTYDVLVGINLLREGLDLPEVSLVAIMDADKEGFLRSEQALIQTIGRAARHVDGRVLMYGDNVTDSMRRAIDETNRRRAIQQQYNEEHGITPQTIQKKIDDGLRSIIPQKESDKKPKLDLKKIPKDEYPTLIKELTGQMELHSANLEFEKAAELRDLIAEIRQTM
- a CDS encoding TIGR00730 family Rossman fold protein; this encodes MTPQNTCIPRDVQLQAAMFHLGKMEDEIQSGYEILRKYQKTVTIFGSARTDPNSAYYDAAKETAEQLAKLGYAIVSGGGHGIMGAANEGANKAVQEGARAAGGESIAFNIRLPHEQEVNKYATEVFEFQHFAPRKIVMTMFANAYIYFPGGFGTLDELAEILTLIQTEKANRAPVILFDTAFWSDLDAFFRNHMLAEGAIVEKDLDIYTITDSVDEIIELVQANKTYC